A DNA window from Halorubrum sp. DM2 contains the following coding sequences:
- a CDS encoding geranylgeranyl reductase family protein, with amino-acid sequence MDIDEYDVVVAGAGTAGCYAAATIANEGLDVVIVERKDAEEAGHIACGDALKGADAFPEAIPKDRLEPAFTNTGVDHGRFEIPQEDTVLEIPVPGELAVIDRWEYGRQIIAAAEEAGVEFHYDTVINDVVQDETGRVTGLRAVRKGDPVTYAADVVIDGAGSLSLLQDKVDFEGTTFDTNVRYSQFCSAYREVVEVPEPVEWDDALVFKATDRAAGYLWYFPRTATEINAGLGFQMNEEPMQLVESLKKDLRDRPEFEGAEVTDKLGAALPTRRPYDSAVAPGYMAVGDAAGHVNPTTGGGIAGAAYAGKYAGEQAVKAVSDGDVSEENLWRYNTRVMDHFGGRYAGLDVYNVLSTAVDVDDLMGLLASLPGEKLAEALYEGSTSMSFGLKVKAAVKSFGYWGTIRNFYQTKSLADELIGHYDEYPTSPAAMANWTRERDGIMDRVYETTGADAKY; translated from the coding sequence ATGGATATCGACGAGTACGACGTCGTCGTGGCGGGGGCCGGGACCGCCGGCTGTTACGCCGCCGCGACGATCGCGAACGAGGGGCTCGACGTCGTCATCGTCGAGCGAAAGGACGCGGAGGAGGCCGGCCACATCGCCTGCGGCGACGCCCTGAAGGGCGCGGACGCGTTCCCCGAGGCGATCCCGAAAGACCGGCTGGAGCCGGCGTTCACGAACACCGGCGTCGACCACGGTCGCTTCGAGATCCCCCAAGAGGACACGGTTCTGGAGATCCCCGTCCCCGGCGAACTCGCCGTCATCGACCGCTGGGAGTACGGCCGCCAGATAATCGCCGCTGCCGAGGAAGCCGGGGTAGAGTTCCACTACGACACCGTCATCAACGACGTGGTCCAAGACGAGACGGGCCGCGTCACGGGGCTGCGGGCGGTGCGAAAGGGCGACCCGGTAACATACGCGGCCGACGTCGTCATCGACGGCGCGGGGTCGCTCTCGCTGCTCCAGGACAAGGTCGACTTCGAGGGGACGACCTTCGACACGAACGTTCGCTACTCGCAGTTCTGTTCCGCGTACCGCGAGGTCGTCGAGGTGCCGGAGCCGGTCGAGTGGGACGACGCCCTCGTCTTCAAGGCGACCGACCGCGCCGCGGGCTACCTCTGGTACTTCCCGCGGACCGCGACTGAGATCAACGCCGGGCTCGGCTTCCAGATGAACGAGGAGCCGATGCAGCTGGTCGAGTCGCTGAAGAAGGACCTCCGGGACCGCCCCGAGTTCGAGGGCGCGGAGGTCACGGACAAGCTCGGGGCCGCGCTGCCAACCCGACGCCCCTACGACTCGGCGGTCGCGCCGGGCTACATGGCGGTTGGCGACGCCGCGGGCCACGTGAACCCGACGACCGGGGGCGGAATTGCGGGCGCGGCGTACGCGGGCAAGTACGCCGGCGAGCAGGCCGTGAAGGCGGTCTCCGACGGCGACGTGAGCGAGGAGAACCTCTGGCGGTACAACACCCGCGTGATGGACCACTTCGGCGGCCGGTACGCCGGCCTCGACGTGTACAACGTCCTCTCGACCGCGGTCGACGTCGACGACCTGATGGGCCTGCTCGCGTCGCTGCCGGGCGAGAAGCTCGCGGAGGCGCTCTACGAGGGGTCGACCTCGATGTCCTTCGGGCTGAAGGTGAAGGCCGCGGTCAAGAGCTTCGGCTACTGGGGGACGATCCGGAACTTCTACCAGACGAAGTCGCTGGCGGACGAGCTGATTGGCCACTACGACGAGTACCCGACCAGCCCCGCCGCGATGGCGAACTGGACCCGCGAGCGCGACGGCATCATGGACCGCGTGTACGAGACGACCGGCGCGGACGCGAAGTACTGA
- a CDS encoding Rieske 2Fe-2S domain-containing protein has product MSDYRLTTVETVREQGSWAFTAREGDADREVFLVPCADEPGGEAERLDRAVRAWINRCTHEDQRLHREAVGAVTRGGSVVCPKHGSAFDACDGSCDNGEAAGTTLREIDVAVRDGAVFLTDDDLTYLYEGLPDDDGDDEGPSSSSHLTF; this is encoded by the coding sequence ATGAGCGACTACCGACTCACGACCGTCGAGACCGTTCGCGAGCAGGGATCGTGGGCGTTCACGGCCCGCGAGGGCGACGCCGACCGCGAGGTGTTCCTCGTGCCCTGCGCGGACGAGCCGGGCGGTGAGGCGGAGCGTTTGGATCGAGCGGTTCGGGCGTGGATCAACCGCTGTACCCACGAAGACCAGCGGCTCCACCGCGAGGCGGTCGGCGCGGTCACCCGCGGCGGGTCCGTCGTCTGTCCGAAGCACGGATCGGCGTTCGACGCCTGCGACGGCTCCTGCGACAACGGCGAGGCCGCGGGGACGACGCTGCGGGAGATCGACGTGGCGGTCCGCGACGGCGCGGTGTTCCTCACCGACGACGACCTCACGTACCTCTACGAGGGGTTACCGGACGACGACGGCGACGACGAGGGACCGTCGTCGAGTTCGCACCTGACGTTCTGA